The Paenibacillus sp. G2S3 region GGGTTTGGATTACGGATACATTACCGCTGAATTTGAATTTCACTAGTGGATTGGCTATGATAAATATAGAGAAAAGCTACAAGAGGAGAAATGGATAATGACCCCCGAGAATCAAATCGAACAATTTAAGAAGCTTAAGCACGAGATCACCCGTTTTATGTTGATTTATAAATTTGCACTGGATGAGATGGAGACGAAGATTGAGATCCTCAAACAAGAGTTTCAGTCTCTGCACGATTATAGCCCTATTGAACATACCAAATCGAGAATCAAGTCTCCCGAGAGTATTATGAACAAAATGCTCCGCAAAAATGGAGAATTATCTCTAGATTCTGTAAGAAATTGCATTAAAGATATTGCAGGTCTAAGAATTACATGTTCTTTTATCTCAGATATTTATCATGTAAGTGAAATGCTTCAGAAGCAGGACGACCTGACAGTTCTTGAAGTGAAGGATTATATTAAGAATCCTAAGCCTAACGGATATCAAAGTTTACATTTGCTGATTCAGGTTCCTGTATTTATGTCCGATCGTCAGGAGTTAGTGTGCGTTGAGGTACAAATTCGTACCATTGCTATGGATTTCTGGGCAAGTCTCGAACATAAAATTTTCTATAAATATAATAAATCAGTACCTGAGAGTATGACACGTGAATTGAAAAATGCAGCGGATGCCGCTCATGCACTTGATTTGCAAATGGAGCGACTGCATCGAGACATTAAAGAAATCAAAGACGAAGATGAAGATGATGATCTTAGTTCCTTTGAGGAGCTTCGCCGTATAGTGATTCATAATCAGCAATTCACACTTCCAGCTAACTTTATTAAGCTGCTCGGAGACAAATAAGCTGATCACATCACCTAGAGTTGCCGTTTTCGGTTAACTCTAGGTTTTTTTATTATATTATCATTGCTTCTAGTCTCTAGAATGGAGTATTCTCAACTAGAAAGAGAGACTTGTAATTATCGGCTTCATCAAATTAATTAGATTAAGGAGAATGAAGATGAGCGAGCGTACACTCCGAACGATTACTGTAAATCAAATCGGATATCCGGTGGATGGAGAAAAGATTGCAGTGTTTACTGGTGCTGGACATGACTTTCAGGTTGTTGATGTAGATCATGGAAATGTTGTATTCGAGGGAAAGTCAGGTGCTCCAAGATTTGATAAAGCAAGCGGAGACACTGTACATACAGGTGATTTTTCTGAGGTTCATGCTGTGGGTAGATACCGGATTGAGCAAGGCGATGGGATAAATTCGGCATCATTTATAATCTCAGATAAACCTTATCACGAGCTTCAACAAGGCTTGCTGAAGGCCTTTTATTATTATCGCTGCGGGGTTGAGTTGACGGAAGAGTATGCTGGAGATTGGAAGCATAAGGCATGTCATACAGCAGAGGGAATTGTATATGGTGAAACGGAGCGTCGACTAGATTGTTCTGGAGGCTGGCATGATGCCGGTGATTATGGAAAATATAGTGGACCCGGAGCCAAGGCTATCGCTGATCTTTTGCTAGCCTATGAGTTATATCCATCTGCTTTTGTAAGCGCTATTCCGATTCCAGAAAGTGATGGGCATACGCCAGATGTACTGCTGGAATGCAAAGTGGAGCTGGATTGGCTGTTCAAAATGCAGGACATTGTAACAGGTGGAGTGTTCCATAAACTGACTACGCTGAGCTTTCCCGATCTGGATGTCATGCCTGAGGAGGATACATCAGATCTATATTTCTCACCGGTGTCAGCCACCGCCACTGGGGATTTTGCTGGAGTCATGGCCATGGCAGCACGAGTCTATCAGCCATTTGACTCAGCTTATGCGAAGAAATGTCTGAATGCCGCAACACTAGCTTGGGAATGGCTTGTTCAACATCCAGATGTACCAGGTTTTACGAATCCGCCAGAAATTAGCACCGGAGAGTATGGAGATCGGAACGACAAGGATGAGCGGTATTGGGCAGCTGCGGAGCTCTATCGTACGACGGGGAACGAAGAATACCATCAAGCTGTTCTGCAGCTGGCGCAGTTGTCTTTTCCAAAGTACAGTCTAGGATGGGCAGATATGGGGGGCTATGGCACACTTGCGTATCTGTTAAATGGCGAAGATCAAGCAGACCGCGCCTTGTATGCCTCCTTAAAAGAAGGACTTATAGCTGAAGCGGAGCGATTAGTGAAACTGAGTCGTGAAGATGGTTATAGGATCTCCTTAAAAGAGGATGACTATATTTGGGGTAGCAATATGCTCGTAATGAATAATGCGATGCTGCTGCTGCTGGCTGAATATTTTAGTGACGATTCGAGTTTTGCGGACTGTGCGTTAGATCATTTGCACTATCTGATGGGTCGCAATGTACTGGATATCAGTTATGTTACCGGATTTGGCGATCGTCCAGTGATGCATCCGCATCATCGTCCATCTGTTGGTGACCATGTGGCAGATCCAGTCCCGGGTCTGGTATCTGGGGGGCCGGATCGTGGGCTCCATGATGAATATGTAGTAGAACATTTACAGGGAAAACCAGCTGCGCAGTGCTTCGCCGATCATGAACTTAGTTATTCTACGAATGAGGTAACGATCTACTGGAATTCCCCAGCAGTGTTCGTTACAGCTCGGTATAATCAATAAAATTAATTAGTTGAGAGAAAGGCAAGTCTCGTATGGGAGATGCCTTTCTCTTTTTTTATGTAGCTAAAATGCTATAATACGAGATGGTATGATATTTTTGCGCGTGGCAATAGGAGGTAAGGTATTGAGTCATATTTTTGAAATTCAAAGACTCGCAAAACTGAACTGGAAAAGCAGTGACCAAGCTTCGAAATATTTATTCTCGGACATCTCCGCAGAAATATCTGAATCGGATCGAATCGCTCTGATTGGTGCCTCAGGTCAAGGTAAGAGTACGCTCCTAAGAATAATGGCTCTGCTGGATGCTCCGGATGAAGGGGATATGCTTGTTAATGGTACTTCATTCAAAAGCATGGATTCAAGGCTGTGGAGAATGAAGATAGGGTTTGTGGCTCAACAAGCGATTATGTTGCCTGGCGGTGTGGAGGATAACCTAAGAACCGTCAGTAAGCTGCATGACAGACCTTATGACCTTAAACTTGTACAGCGACTATTGGAACAACTAGGGCTGGAACAATTGGATTTAAGTAAAAAAGCAGCAGATTGCTCAGGTGGTGAGAAGCAGCGAATTGCTTTGATTCGGTCATTGCTGTTGCGGCCTAATGTTCTACTGCTCGATGAAATTACTGCATCACTAGACATTGACAGCACTCAAAGGGTGGAGGACTTACTAGAACAGTGGCATAAAGAAGAAGGGACTTCAATCATCTGGGTGACCCATGACCTTAAGCAGGCTAGCCGAATAAGCACTACTACATGGTTTATGGGAAAAGGTAAGCTGGAACAACACTTGAGTGAATCTTTTTTTGCTGAATCTGCAGATGTTTTGGCCAAAAGGTTTATTCGTCCGTTAGAAGGAGCGTCATTCATATGAGTTATACGGCACTGAGTTTTACGCTTCTGTTTGTGCTAGGGACGATGTTGGTATCGGTATGGCAAAAGCTCGGACTAGAAAAAGATATTATTGTAGGCACGATAAGGTCGGCGATTCAATTACTTGCGGTCGGATATGTCTTGCAATTTATTTTTAAAACCGATCAGATGAGCTATGTCATTTTGATAATAATCTTCATGATAAGTGTAGCGGCATGGAATGCAGCGAAAAGAGGCAAAGGACTGCGTGGATTAGTCTGGAGAATTGGACTTGCGATCGCTACTATGGAGCTTCTAATGATGGGGATTCTGCTCGGCTTACATATTATTGAGGCGACTCCGCAATATATCATTCCCATTAGTGGCATGACCATTGGTAGCGCTATGGTTGTCTCGGGTTTATTCATTAATCATATCAAGCATGAAATACAGCAGAGTAAAGGTGAAATAGAGACCCTGCTGTCACTTGGTGCAACGGTTCCACAGGCCATCCATGAAGTTAGAAAAAGATCTGTGAAATTCAGCATGATCCCTACCATCGACGGAATGAAGACAGTAGGACTTGTCCAGCTTCCAGGTATGATGACAGGTATGATTATTGCTGGCGCTGATCCAGTAATCGCTGTTCGGTACCAGATTCTGATTGTGTTCTCATTCACCGCTTCTGCGGCAATAACAAGTATACTGCTTAGTGTACTGAGCTACCGACTCTTTTTCACGCCAGACCTACGGCTTAAGCAATAGATATGGAGCAGGAGTCAGGGGTAAATCTTATTTTTCACAAGCGATTCCGTCTTTATCACGGTCGCTCTTTTTGTTGGCTTCATAGAGCGCCTTCGATACAAAAGGTTTATATTTCGTTTTTCCACCTTTGTTCTTGGTTGAGCTGGAAATGGCGACTCCACCTTTGTAAACTTTGTTTAGCTCTGTACAGTTTTTGTAAGTTTTGACCTTGGATTCAGCACTTACTGTACTTACGGTACCGATGGATAGAGCGAGCAGCAGACCTGCCGATAGACAGTACTTTAAGTATTTTTTCATGGGACATCTCCTCTAAAGTTTAGTTATTAAAATAACCTCTCTTTTTATATTACCAGTTTATTGCACAGGGGGGTATATTATGAAAAATCTAGACAGGTAGTCCTAACATACATAATTATCAGCGACGACGGGGAATAATTAGAATTCAATTCAGATGAGGTGAAAAAGCTTTCTATGAGGTGATTCTAATGAGCACAAAGAAATTGGCAGCCACCCTAATCGCAGGGCTGTTGCTTCTGCCGGGAATCGCAATAGGTGCGCCTGACAACAACGGAACGGTGATCCAGTCTAATGGAAAGCTGCTCTCAGCCATGCCTTTGCCAGCCCCGGAGTCTAAACGAATCATATTGCCTTCTGCATTTCAAGCGGCTGAGCTATATGGATTCGGTTTGCTGCACCGGAACGCGTCGATTCAATATTCGATCTTTTCCAAGGAGCTCAAAAAGGTTATGTATCCGCAGTTTGTTGAACTGAATTGGGTAACGGGCGTATCCAGTCCGTGGATTACAAAGTACGAGGTTACTAAAGAAACAGTAATTAACCCGAATTCAGAGGTCATAGAAATGCGCATAGATTCCGCAACCTCAAATGGTCCAGAACCATCCATGCTACTGACGATCTCACTTGTTAAAGACCATAATAGCTGGGTGATTACCGGAGTGAAGCCGAATCCTTAAATGTCATGGGGAGAATTGTAAAAAGAGCAAGCGTAGTAGGGAAGTTTCCCTTACGCTTGCTCTTTTTTATAAGATTTGAAGCACTAGCGATCAACTGCACGCATGTCTCATCATAAACAATTACCGTACGCTGATGACCACTCAAAAAGTATCGCTTTACTCGAATATTGCGGACCGTATTGCAGTTATTTTCACTTTTTAGCTCATTTTGCAAGGAATACGGACCGTATAGCTCTTATTCCCCTTCAATTCCGCATTATTGGAGCAATTTTAGGTGAATAGCTGCGTCTGAGTCCGATAGCTTCGCTAATTTGCTGGATATTTGAAAATAAGGTCTCCTCGGTCCGACCAGTGCTTTGATTTATCCACAGCCACTAAGTTTACATCAAAGGCGTACAATGACCTGGTGAAGTATTTCACTACTGACTGAAATATTTCGTTAGAACGTCTCTAATCTCTACCCGCCTTGACCATCAATTCCGCCATCATTTTTGGCTCGGTTCGGACAGTGGTCATATGATCACCTTTGCCCTCGATGAAGCGGAACACACCCAAATGACTGGACTGAGTCGGGTGAAATCCATATGGGCCTTGTGGGATAGCCGTGTCTTCCGTCAAATAAAGATAACTTTTAGGGATTTTGAGACTGTAGAATTTCTTTAGATCCAGCTTTTCAAATAGTGGAGTAGCCGGCTCGGGTGGAGCTTGTTTATAAAAGGCTTTTGCTTCCACAAGACTGGCAGTGTTGACGAATGTATCCCGGAAGAGCGGAAATGGGAGCGTGATAGTGTTATTACCAGAAGCGTCTCTTAGCTGTTCAAAGGATTTAAGTGACTCAGCAGGAAACTGATCCGCCACACTTTGCCCGTCAAGCGGCGCGAAGGCATCGAAGAACACGATCCGCTTGATCCGATCAGGTACTTCCTGGGCAACCGTTTGAATGACTGATCCCCCAAAGCTATGTCCGAGCAGAATAAAATTCTTCAAGTCTTTTTGTTTGATATAGTCGACAAGGGACTTCGTGATTTGCGCATGTGTTACGTTATTATTCTTATCCGCGCCATGTCCGGCATATTCCGGTGTATAGACAGTGTGCCCTAACTTACGAAGCTCGGCTGCTGTTTCATCCCAAAAACCTGCTGTAGCCCAAGAGCCATGAATCAGAACAAAGGTTAATGGAGTCTGTTTGGTAGAGGATTTGTGGTCAGCGGCTGCAACCGTGGAGTGTTGATTCAAAGGCTGCAACCCCATAATGGTGAAGAGAGAGATACATAACGCTAATACTATTTTAGTGTGAATTGATTTCATACTTTGCCTCCTGTGTAGTGTGAGAATTTAACACTTTAGAGGATGCCCCGTTTAACAGGGAAAGATGAATTTTTATTGGATTCAGTGTATCTCCAGCACCTAGGCATAGGCAAACGCATATGTTGTTCTAGGAAATCAAAAATTTACAGGAACAGAAGGGTAGGAATAAACAGTGACTTCATACATGGATTATACGTCCCCTGATACACAATTTACGTTCGATGTGAACACTAATACTCTATTTAAAAAGGATGCCAACAACTACATTAATTTGCTATCGATTAAGCAGTTGAACACACTGGAGAATATTTCGCTCCTAGATATTTTTCTTAGTAAATCGAATGTGGTGGAGCCTCATTATCATCAAAATGCGGCAGAGCTTGTCTATTGTATCTGTGGATCAGCAGTAGTGTCTATACTCAATCCGTTTACAAATGAACTTCTTCATTTCCCAATATGTCCAGGTCAAGTGGCGAATGTGCCGCAAGGCTGGTGGCATTATGAGGTGGCAACCGTCGATAATACACATTTGCTCGCGATTTTTGATGCACCTATTCCAGAGGTCATATTAGGTTCGGATCTCCTGAGTAAAACCCCTGCAAATGTATTGGCCCATACTTACTGTTTGAATGAAGCCTTGGTTAAGGAAGCGTTAGCTCCTATTAAACCGGGCACCTTTATCGGCCCACCTGCCGACTGCTGTGAGGAAGATAAAGTAAAGGGAGTCAATAATATGGCCCCAAATATGGCTCCTAATATGAAACCAAATATGGCTCCAAATATGAATATGCATGCAAATATGAAACAAAACATGCAGCCTAACATGCATCCGAACATGCAGCCATATGCTCATATGCAAGCTCAGCCCATACCCATAGCTTCACAAATGCCTCCAGCGACGCAAGCATTTAATTATCAGCCTTACCCAATGCAAGGATACTACACTCAAGGCTATGAACAGCACTTTCGCCAACAGCCTTATGTACAACAACAGCCGAATTATCAATACTCAAATAATCAAGAGTAACAACAAAAAACCTCCTGAGATTAACTCTCTCGGGAGGTTTACTTGGTATGGCTTAAGATAAACGGACAAGCACTCTGCCTCGTGTGTTTCCTTGCAGAATATCTTCCAATGCTTGTGGCAGTTCATTTAAGGTTACTTCACGATCTACAAGGTTCTCAAGCTGTGCAGGCTTCAAATCAGTCGCCATCCGTGCCCACACCTTTTCGCGTAGCTCGGCAGGGCACTCTACGGAATCAATACCGAGCAGGTTAACTCCCCGAAGAATAAAGGGAAGAACGGTAGTTGGAACAGAAGTACCACCGGTCAGGCCGCTTGCAGTAACGGAACCTCTGTAGGAGATTTTACTCAAAATCGATGCAAGTGAGTTTCCGCCAACGGAATCTACAGCACCTTGCCAAAGCTGTTTCTCTAATGGTTTGCTAGATCCACCCGTAACCTCTTCGCGTGAAATGACTTCTTCCGCACCCAGAGCTTTTAGATATTCGTTAGCTTCCGCATTACCAGTGCTGGCGACTACGCTATAGCCGTTTGTACTAAGCATGGCGATAGCCGAACCACCCACACCGCCGGTCGCTCCCGTTACGAGCACTTTGCCTTTATCCGGTGATAAGTCATTGTCTTCTAACGCTTGAATGGACAAGGCTGCAGTTAATCCAGCTGTACCATAGATCATGGCTTCTCTTAGTGTAAGTCCTTCTGGAAGAGGGGTAATCCAAGCAGCAGGAATACGTGCATATTCGCTAAACCCTCCAAAGTGAGAGACACCCATACCATATCCTGTTGCAATGACTTGCTGTCCTTTATGGAACCGATCGTCAGTGGAAGACACCACAATACCGGATAAGTCGATGCCTGGAATAAAAGGGTAGGATCTTACAATTTTCCCGTTAGGGATACTGGCCAAACCGTCTTTATAGTTCACACTGGAGTATGCAACCTTTATTAAGACTTCTCCAGCGGGTAGATCTTCTAAGGTAACTGGTTTAACAGCGACGGAGAACAAAGATTCTGTTTTGTCGACAACCAAGGCTTGAAATGATTCTGTCATAAGTGTAAGCTCCTTCAACTACGTTATAGGTGAGACATGTATATAATATTCATTCTGCCCAATTAACTTGTCATTGTCTATGATATAACGCAAGTGAGGCTCAGTGAAGGACTTTTTAAATGTGTATTGCAACATTATAATCAAACTCTCCATGTTATTTGTGCAGTGGACATGTTAAGTTCAGACTGCTGATACATAACTTGTTTTTGAGGGAGAATTGTTGAATGTCTATTATAAAATTAATTCGTGAACATGAGATCGAGCCGTATTTGGATCTCTTAGCAGAGGTTGAGCATATCCATTTGGATAGAAACAATCCTAACCATGAGCAGTGGCTGAGACGCCGTATACAATCACATTTTGAGCGGGGGGCATTGTTTTATGCCTATCATGAGAATGAACAATGCGATGCTTTTGGTATTGTTGCCGTTTTGCATGAGGAGGCACCGATTGGTATTCCCGCGCTTGGCGCAAGAGCCGAAGTCCTAGACATTGGAGTAAGTAAAGAAAATCGTAGAAAAGGAATAGGAGGTATTTTACTACAGCATGTAGAAAAGGTTGTTAAGAGTAGGGGAGCT contains the following coding sequences:
- a CDS encoding acryloyl-CoA reductase, whose amino-acid sequence is MTESFQALVVDKTESLFSVAVKPVTLEDLPAGEVLIKVAYSSVNYKDGLASIPNGKIVRSYPFIPGIDLSGIVVSSTDDRFHKGQQVIATGYGMGVSHFGGFSEYARIPAAWITPLPEGLTLREAMIYGTAGLTAALSIQALEDNDLSPDKGKVLVTGATGGVGGSAIAMLSTNGYSVVASTGNAEANEYLKALGAEEVISREEVTGGSSKPLEKQLWQGAVDSVGGNSLASILSKISYRGSVTASGLTGGTSVPTTVLPFILRGVNLLGIDSVECPAELREKVWARMATDLKPAQLENLVDREVTLNELPQALEDILQGNTRGRVLVRLS
- a CDS encoding GTP pyrophosphokinase family protein — encoded protein: MTPENQIEQFKKLKHEITRFMLIYKFALDEMETKIEILKQEFQSLHDYSPIEHTKSRIKSPESIMNKMLRKNGELSLDSVRNCIKDIAGLRITCSFISDIYHVSEMLQKQDDLTVLEVKDYIKNPKPNGYQSLHLLIQVPVFMSDRQELVCVEVQIRTIAMDFWASLEHKIFYKYNKSVPESMTRELKNAADAAHALDLQMERLHRDIKEIKDEDEDDDLSSFEELRRIVIHNQQFTLPANFIKLLGDK
- a CDS encoding excalibur calcium-binding domain-containing protein — translated: MKKYLKYCLSAGLLLALSIGTVSTVSAESKVKTYKNCTELNKVYKGGVAISSSTKNKGGKTKYKPFVSKALYEANKKSDRDKDGIACEK
- a CDS encoding alpha/beta hydrolase produces the protein MKSIHTKIVLALCISLFTIMGLQPLNQHSTVAAADHKSSTKQTPLTFVLIHGSWATAGFWDETAAELRKLGHTVYTPEYAGHGADKNNNVTHAQITKSLVDYIKQKDLKNFILLGHSFGGSVIQTVAQEVPDRIKRIVFFDAFAPLDGQSVADQFPAESLKSFEQLRDASGNNTITLPFPLFRDTFVNTASLVEAKAFYKQAPPEPATPLFEKLDLKKFYSLKIPKSYLYLTEDTAIPQGPYGFHPTQSSHLGVFRFIEGKGDHMTTVRTEPKMMAELMVKAGRD
- a CDS encoding glycoside hydrolase family 9 protein, translating into MSERTLRTITVNQIGYPVDGEKIAVFTGAGHDFQVVDVDHGNVVFEGKSGAPRFDKASGDTVHTGDFSEVHAVGRYRIEQGDGINSASFIISDKPYHELQQGLLKAFYYYRCGVELTEEYAGDWKHKACHTAEGIVYGETERRLDCSGGWHDAGDYGKYSGPGAKAIADLLLAYELYPSAFVSAIPIPESDGHTPDVLLECKVELDWLFKMQDIVTGGVFHKLTTLSFPDLDVMPEEDTSDLYFSPVSATATGDFAGVMAMAARVYQPFDSAYAKKCLNAATLAWEWLVQHPDVPGFTNPPEISTGEYGDRNDKDERYWAAAELYRTTGNEEYHQAVLQLAQLSFPKYSLGWADMGGYGTLAYLLNGEDQADRALYASLKEGLIAEAERLVKLSREDGYRISLKEDDYIWGSNMLVMNNAMLLLLAEYFSDDSSFADCALDHLHYLMGRNVLDISYVTGFGDRPVMHPHHRPSVGDHVADPVPGLVSGGPDRGLHDEYVVEHLQGKPAAQCFADHELSYSTNEVTIYWNSPAVFVTARYNQ
- a CDS encoding GNAT family N-acetyltransferase, translating into MSIIKLIREHEIEPYLDLLAEVEHIHLDRNNPNHEQWLRRRIQSHFERGALFYAYHENEQCDAFGIVAVLHEEAPIGIPALGARAEVLDIGVSKENRRKGIGGILLQHVEKVVKSRGAYCLLMLTYAEDYDVIAFYGKNGFVPVATIPDVFGPGAEGNTILRKILR
- a CDS encoding ATP-binding cassette domain-containing protein, producing MSHIFEIQRLAKLNWKSSDQASKYLFSDISAEISESDRIALIGASGQGKSTLLRIMALLDAPDEGDMLVNGTSFKSMDSRLWRMKIGFVAQQAIMLPGGVEDNLRTVSKLHDRPYDLKLVQRLLEQLGLEQLDLSKKAADCSGGEKQRIALIRSLLLRPNVLLLDEITASLDIDSTQRVEDLLEQWHKEEGTSIIWVTHDLKQASRISTTTWFMGKGKLEQHLSESFFAESADVLAKRFIRPLEGASFI
- the fetB gene encoding iron export ABC transporter permease subunit FetB, producing MSYTALSFTLLFVLGTMLVSVWQKLGLEKDIIVGTIRSAIQLLAVGYVLQFIFKTDQMSYVILIIIFMISVAAWNAAKRGKGLRGLVWRIGLAIATMELLMMGILLGLHIIEATPQYIIPISGMTIGSAMVVSGLFINHIKHEIQQSKGEIETLLSLGATVPQAIHEVRKRSVKFSMIPTIDGMKTVGLVQLPGMMTGMIIAGADPVIAVRYQILIVFSFTASAAITSILLSVLSYRLFFTPDLRLKQ